The following are encoded together in the Halomonas halophila genome:
- a CDS encoding sarcosine oxidase subunit delta: MFYIHCPYCGEHREEEEFHPKGEAHLIRPADPENCSDEEWGDYLFFRDNPRGIHHEMWVHAVGCRKFFNITRNTVTYEILETYKMGEQPTFTAEHPEGRPSAEADQASLREGVRA, from the coding sequence ATGTTCTATATCCATTGCCCCTACTGCGGCGAACACCGCGAGGAAGAGGAATTCCACCCCAAGGGTGAGGCGCACCTCATCCGGCCGGCGGATCCGGAGAACTGCAGCGACGAGGAGTGGGGCGACTACCTGTTCTTCCGCGACAACCCCCGTGGCATCCACCACGAGATGTGGGTACACGCCGTGGGCTGCCGCAAGTTCTTCAACATCACGCGCAATACCGTGACCTACGAGATTCTCGAGACCTACAAGATGGGCGAGCAGCCGACGTTCACCGCCGAGCACCCCGAGGGCCGGCCGTCTGCTGAAGCCGACCAGGCATCGCTTCGTGAAGGAGTCCGCGCATGA
- a CDS encoding sarcosine oxidase subunit beta family protein — protein sequence MQRYSGFGLVKHALSHHENWQRQWRNPTPKASYDVIIIGGGGHGLATAYYLAKEHGITNVAVIEKGWLGGGNTARNTTIVRSNYLWDEAAALYEHSMKLWEGLSQDLNYNVMFSQRGVLNLGHTLQDMRDIQRRVNANRLNGVDGEVVTPEQIKEIEPLLDTSKRARYPILGASWQPRGGVARHDAVAWGFARGADALGVDILQQTEVTGFKIRDGQIYGVHTNRGDIEAKTVGCVTAGNSGVMAKMAGIKLPLESHPLQALVSEPLKPVLNTVTMSNHVHGYVSQSDKGDLVIGAGIDGYNGYGQRGSYPTVEHTLQAIVEMFPMFSRVRMNRQWGGIVDTCPDACPIISKTKVKGLYFNCGWGTGGFKATPGSANVFAASLAKGEMHPIAAPFSIDRFNTGALIDEHGAAGVAH from the coding sequence ATGCAACGTTATTCAGGTTTCGGGCTGGTCAAGCACGCGCTGAGCCACCACGAGAACTGGCAGCGCCAGTGGCGTAATCCCACGCCCAAGGCGTCCTACGACGTCATCATCATCGGCGGCGGCGGCCACGGCCTGGCCACCGCCTACTACCTGGCCAAGGAGCACGGCATCACCAACGTCGCCGTGATCGAGAAAGGCTGGCTGGGTGGCGGCAACACCGCGCGTAACACCACCATCGTGCGTTCCAACTACCTGTGGGACGAGGCGGCGGCGCTCTACGAGCATTCCATGAAGCTGTGGGAAGGCCTGTCCCAGGACCTCAACTACAACGTCATGTTCTCCCAGCGCGGCGTGCTCAACCTGGGCCACACCCTGCAGGACATGCGCGACATCCAGCGCCGCGTCAACGCCAACCGCCTGAACGGCGTCGACGGCGAGGTGGTGACCCCGGAACAGATCAAGGAGATCGAGCCGCTGCTGGACACCTCCAAGCGCGCTCGTTACCCGATCCTCGGCGCCTCCTGGCAGCCGCGCGGCGGCGTGGCCCGTCACGATGCCGTGGCCTGGGGCTTCGCCCGCGGTGCCGACGCCCTGGGCGTGGACATCCTGCAGCAGACCGAGGTCACCGGCTTCAAGATCCGCGACGGCCAGATCTACGGCGTGCACACCAACCGCGGTGACATCGAGGCCAAGACCGTGGGCTGCGTGACCGCCGGCAATTCCGGCGTTATGGCCAAGATGGCCGGCATCAAGCTGCCGCTGGAATCGCATCCGCTGCAGGCGCTGGTCTCCGAGCCGCTCAAGCCGGTGCTCAACACCGTGACCATGTCCAACCACGTGCACGGCTACGTCAGCCAGTCGGACAAGGGTGACCTGGTCATCGGCGCCGGCATCGACGGCTACAACGGCTACGGCCAGCGCGGCAGCTACCCGACCGTCGAGCACACCCTGCAGGCGATCGTCGAGATGTTCCCGATGTTCTCGCGGGTGCGCATGAACCGTCAGTGGGGCGGCATCGTCGACACCTGCCCGGACGCCTGCCCGATCATCTCCAAGACCAAGGTCAAGGGCCTGTATTTCAACTGCGGTTGGGGCACCGGCGGCTTCAAGGCCACCCCGGGGTCGGCCAACGTGTTCGCGGCCAGCCTGGCCAAGGGCGAGATGCACCCGATCGCTGCCCCGTTCTCCATCGACCGCTTCAACACCGGAGCGCTGATCGACGAGCACGGCGCCGCCGGCGTGGCCCACTGA